In Polaribacter sp. L3A8, a genomic segment contains:
- a CDS encoding UDP-N-acetylmuramate--L-alanine ligase, translating to MKIHFIAIGGSAMHNLAIALHQKGYQVSGSDDTIHNPSKSRLEKYGLLPEEFGWFPEKIASKLDVIILGMHAKKDNPELLKAQELGLKIYSYPEFLYEQSKDKTRVVIGGSHGKTTITSMVLHVLNYHEKEVDYMVGAQLEGFETMVHLTEENDFIVLEGDEYLSSPIDMRPKFHLYKPNIALLSGIAWDHINVFPTFENYVEQFKIFTDSMVNGGSMVYNEEDEIVKEVVESSENHIKKYPYATPKHFIENGITYLETEEGNLPLEIFGKHNLQNLAGAKWICQHMGVDEDYFYEAIASFSGASKRLEKIVENNSTVIFKDFAHSPSKVEATTKAVKEQYAERTVLACLELHTYSSLNAEFLAEYKGALDAADKAVVFYSPHAVKIKQLEEVTAQQIANAFERDDLIIYTNPAEFKTFLFNQNLDKTAVVLMSSGNYGGLDFEEVKSLV from the coding sequence ATGAAAATTCATTTTATTGCTATTGGCGGAAGCGCAATGCACAACTTAGCAATTGCTTTACACCAAAAAGGATACCAAGTTTCTGGTTCTGATGATACAATTCACAATCCTTCTAAATCTCGTTTAGAAAAATATGGATTATTGCCTGAAGAATTTGGATGGTTTCCAGAAAAAATAGCCTCAAAACTAGATGTAATTATTTTAGGAATGCATGCTAAAAAGGATAATCCAGAATTATTAAAAGCCCAAGAATTAGGTTTAAAAATATATTCTTATCCAGAGTTTCTGTACGAACAATCGAAAGATAAAACGCGTGTTGTTATTGGTGGTTCTCACGGAAAAACAACCATTACTTCTATGGTTTTACATGTGTTAAATTATCATGAAAAAGAAGTAGATTACATGGTGGGCGCACAATTAGAAGGTTTTGAAACCATGGTGCATTTAACAGAAGAAAACGATTTTATTGTTTTAGAAGGAGATGAGTATTTAAGTTCGCCAATAGATATGCGTCCTAAATTTCACTTATATAAGCCAAATATTGCATTATTAAGTGGTATTGCTTGGGATCATATTAACGTGTTTCCTACGTTTGAAAACTACGTAGAACAATTTAAAATATTTACAGACTCTATGGTAAATGGAGGAAGTATGGTGTATAATGAAGAGGATGAGATTGTAAAAGAGGTTGTAGAATCTTCAGAAAATCATATTAAGAAATATCCATATGCTACACCAAAACATTTTATAGAAAACGGAATTACATATTTAGAAACTGAAGAAGGAAATTTACCTTTAGAAATTTTCGGAAAACACAATCTTCAGAATTTAGCAGGAGCAAAGTGGATTTGTCAACATATGGGGGTTGATGAAGATTATTTCTATGAAGCAATCGCTAGTTTTAGTGGAGCAAGCAAACGTTTAGAAAAAATAGTTGAAAATAACTCCACTGTTATTTTTAAAGATTTTGCACATTCACCAAGTAAAGTAGAAGCAACAACAAAAGCCGTTAAAGAACAATATGCAGAAAGAACTGTTTTAGCTTGTTTAGAATTGCATACATATTCTAGTTTAAATGCAGAGTTTTTAGCAGAATATAAAGGAGCATTAGATGCTGCGGATAAAGCGGTGGTTTTCTATTCTCCACATGCCGTAAAAATTAAACAATTAGAAGAAGTTACAGCACAACAAATAGCAAATGCTTTTGAAAGAGATGATTTAATTATTTATACAAATCCAGCTGAATTTAAAACATTTTTATTCAATCAGAATTTAGATAAAACAGCAGTTGTTTTAATGAGTTCTGGTAATTATGGTGGTTTAGATTTTGAAGAAGTTAAGAGTTTGGTTTAG
- a CDS encoding nucleotidyltransferase family protein, with amino-acid sequence MMNYKETLFFVAKCLTINHEEKNKILVEKELKSRNTDWDSVVKLSTGHFVFPALYCNLKRANFLHYLPEELVNYMIHITDLNRARNQQIIDQAKEINELLLKNNITPIFLKGTGNLLEGLYEDIGERMVGDIDLIVSKDDFKNTVEILKKEKYSAKSEVYMDFHWHYPKMVKENRIAAVEVHNKVLKKPYTSYLDYETLKENSFSSSNCSVASFENQFLITILQKQINDNLYFSKTITLRNVYDSFLLSINTSSTKRIIKNKTIIKYLNNYKSCASEILNAPKTFEYTINSESKKYIDSYLKIIGNSKKELRKIKLINSYIKIKDKIKILQYSFIDKEYSKYTFRRFKNVRFYLKQFGLDKTKPNS; translated from the coding sequence ATGATGAATTATAAAGAAACGCTGTTTTTTGTAGCTAAATGTTTAACAATTAATCACGAAGAAAAAAATAAGATTTTAGTAGAAAAAGAATTAAAATCAAGGAACACAGATTGGGATTCTGTTGTAAAACTAAGTACAGGTCATTTTGTTTTCCCTGCGCTATATTGCAATTTAAAGAGAGCTAATTTTCTTCATTATTTACCTGAAGAATTGGTAAATTATATGATTCATATTACCGATTTAAATAGAGCAAGAAATCAGCAAATTATTGATCAAGCTAAAGAAATTAACGAGCTTCTTTTAAAGAACAACATTACCCCTATTTTCTTAAAAGGAACAGGAAACCTCCTCGAAGGTTTATATGAAGATATTGGAGAGAGAATGGTTGGTGATATTGACCTTATCGTTTCTAAAGACGATTTTAAGAACACCGTAGAAATTTTAAAAAAAGAAAAATATAGTGCCAAAAGTGAAGTTTATATGGATTTTCATTGGCATTATCCTAAAATGGTTAAAGAAAATAGAATTGCTGCTGTAGAAGTTCACAACAAGGTTCTAAAGAAGCCTTACACAAGTTATCTAGATTACGAAACTTTAAAAGAAAATTCATTTTCTTCTAGTAATTGTAGCGTTGCATCTTTCGAAAATCAATTTTTAATAACAATTTTACAAAAGCAAATTAATGATAACCTCTATTTTTCTAAAACGATTACACTAAGAAATGTATATGATAGTTTCTTATTATCTATTAACACAAGTTCTACAAAAAGAATTATAAAAAATAAGACAATCATAAAATATCTAAATAACTATAAAAGTTGTGCTTCAGAAATTTTAAACGCACCTAAAACTTTTGAATACACAATTAATAGTGAATCTAAAAAATATATAGATTCATATCTAAAAATTATAGGAAATTCTAAAAAAGAACTCAGAAAAATTAAATTGATTAATTCTTATATCAAAATTAAAGATAAAATTAAGATTCTACAATATTCTTTTATCGATAAAGAATACAGTAAATATACCTTTAGGCGGTTTAAAAACGTTCGTTTCTACTTAAAACAATTCGGTTTAGATAAAACTAAACCAAACTCTTAA
- a CDS encoding TrkH family potassium uptake protein: MSTLNTKIIFRFLGITAILNGCFMFIAYPFSVYHNEDAKWGILAAGTVTIIIGLLLYFLNKPKSTNIQKKEGYLIVTLGWLTLSITGMLPYLLSETIPSIADAFFETISGYSTTGSSILIDIEAMPKGILFWRSATHWIGGMGIIVLTIAILPLLGIGGMQLFMAEAPGPSADKLHPRITDTAKRLYLIYITLTFAQFFLLKFAGMTWFDAINHAMATMSTGGFSTKNNSVAFYNNLPLVQYIIIFFMFVAGTNFVLTYFALKGKVKKVFESEEFKYYFWGTVGVSAIIAVIIIFFQDPNLQTTIAHPMIFGKVESAIRHSLFMVISVVTTTGFVSADFTMWNFLATGIFFALFFTGGSAGSTSGGIKIVRHIVMLKNSFLEFKKALHPNAIIPVRLDGKSVPHTIVFNILSFFIIYMLIFILASVILTLFGLDFMSALGAAASSLGNIGPAIGSVSPVDNYAHLSDAAKWFCSFLMLIGRLELFTVLILFTPFFWRKN, from the coding sequence ATGAGTACTTTAAACACTAAAATTATATTTCGCTTTTTAGGTATTACTGCAATTTTAAACGGTTGTTTTATGTTTATTGCCTATCCTTTTAGCGTTTATCATAATGAAGATGCCAAATGGGGAATTTTAGCGGCCGGAACAGTAACTATAATTATTGGTCTACTTCTATATTTTTTAAATAAACCTAAAAGCACCAATATTCAAAAAAAAGAAGGGTATTTAATTGTAACTTTAGGATGGTTAACACTATCTATTACAGGTATGTTACCTTATTTACTTTCTGAAACGATACCAAGTATAGCAGACGCTTTTTTCGAAACAATATCTGGCTACTCAACAACAGGTTCTTCCATTTTAATAGACATAGAGGCCATGCCTAAAGGAATTTTATTTTGGCGAAGTGCAACGCATTGGATTGGAGGAATGGGAATTATAGTACTTACAATTGCTATTCTACCTCTTTTAGGTATTGGAGGAATGCAGCTTTTTATGGCAGAAGCTCCTGGCCCATCTGCAGATAAATTACACCCACGAATTACAGATACTGCCAAACGTTTATATTTAATATACATAACCCTAACCTTTGCTCAGTTCTTTTTATTAAAATTTGCTGGTATGACTTGGTTTGATGCTATTAATCATGCAATGGCAACAATGAGTACAGGTGGTTTTTCTACAAAAAACAACAGTGTTGCCTTTTATAATAACTTACCATTAGTACAATACATTATTATCTTTTTTATGTTTGTAGCAGGTACAAACTTCGTGCTAACTTACTTTGCATTAAAAGGAAAGGTTAAAAAAGTTTTTGAAAGCGAAGAGTTTAAATATTATTTTTGGGGAACAGTTGGTGTTTCTGCAATAATAGCAGTTATAATTATCTTTTTTCAAGATCCAAATTTACAAACAACCATTGCACACCCAATGATTTTTGGTAAAGTAGAAAGTGCTATTAGACATTCTCTTTTTATGGTGATATCTGTAGTAACTACAACCGGATTTGTTTCTGCAGATTTTACAATGTGGAACTTTTTAGCTACTGGTATTTTCTTTGCGTTATTTTTTACTGGTGGTTCTGCAGGATCTACAAGTGGTGGTATTAAAATAGTAAGACATATAGTAATGTTAAAAAATAGCTTTTTAGAATTTAAAAAAGCATTACATCCTAACGCTATTATACCTGTAAGGTTAGACGGAAAATCGGTACCACATACAATTGTATTTAACATCCTTTCTTTCTTTATTATTTACATGCTTATTTTTATTTTAGCCTCTGTAATACTTACTCTTTTTGGATTAGATTTTATGTCTGCTTTAGGTGCAGCAGCATCTTCTTTAGGAAACATCGGTCCTGCAATTGGCTCTGTAAGTCCTGTAGATAATTACGCTCATTTATCTGATGCTGCCAAATGGTTTTGTTCTTTTTTAATGTTAATTGGGCGTTTAGAACTTTTTACTGTCCTTATTTTATTTACTCCATTCTTTTGGAGAAAAAATTAA
- the trkA gene encoding Trk system potassium transporter TrkA — MKIIIAGAGDVGFHLAKLLSYESQDTYIIDFDGEKLEYLNSHLDVITKKGDATSIKLLKEIGIDTADLLIAVTDSQNTNFTISVIGKSLGVKKTIARIDNPEFLNNCEVDFKQFGLDFMISPQELAANEIKMLLNQSSFNDTVAFESGLFNVMGTPLTYKSQILDLTVQEAKEKFSNVDFITIAIKRQGVTQTIIPRGDTTYQLDDQVYFCVPNHSMKDLYPIIGKTQLNIKNVMILGGSSIGEKTARNLCKDNFKVKLIEKNKEKAELLAEQLSDTLVINGDGRDLELLEEENIRATDAFIAVTGNSETNIMSCLVAKSKGVKKTIALVENMDYIDISQTIGIQSLINKKLIAASNIFRHIRQGEIVALANLHNIDAEVFEFEVQEGAKVSARPIKKLKFPREAVFGGIIRDGKALMPEGDIQIRTGDKVIVFCLPESVSTVERLFK; from the coding sequence ATGAAAATTATCATAGCTGGTGCTGGAGACGTTGGTTTTCACTTAGCTAAACTTCTTTCTTACGAATCTCAAGATACGTATATCATCGATTTTGATGGTGAAAAACTAGAATACCTAAACAGTCATTTAGACGTTATTACAAAAAAAGGGGATGCCACTTCTATTAAGTTATTAAAAGAAATTGGTATTGACACTGCAGATTTATTAATTGCCGTTACAGATAGCCAAAACACAAATTTTACAATTTCTGTTATTGGAAAATCTTTGGGAGTAAAAAAGACAATTGCAAGAATAGACAATCCAGAATTTTTAAATAATTGCGAAGTAGATTTTAAACAGTTTGGTTTAGATTTTATGATTTCTCCACAGGAGTTAGCTGCCAATGAAATTAAAATGCTGTTAAACCAGTCTTCTTTTAATGACACCGTTGCTTTTGAAAGTGGTCTTTTTAATGTTATGGGAACTCCGTTAACTTATAAGTCACAAATTTTAGATTTAACGGTACAAGAAGCTAAAGAAAAGTTTTCTAATGTAGACTTTATAACCATTGCAATTAAAAGGCAGGGTGTTACACAAACCATTATACCGAGAGGAGATACTACGTATCAATTAGATGATCAAGTATATTTTTGCGTACCAAACCATAGCATGAAAGATCTTTACCCTATTATTGGTAAAACTCAATTAAACATTAAAAACGTAATGATTCTGGGTGGTAGTAGTATTGGTGAAAAAACAGCTCGTAACCTTTGTAAAGATAATTTTAAAGTAAAATTAATTGAAAAAAACAAGGAGAAAGCAGAGTTACTAGCAGAACAACTTAGTGATACTTTAGTTATTAATGGTGATGGTAGGGACTTAGAGCTTCTAGAAGAGGAGAATATTAGAGCAACAGACGCTTTTATTGCAGTAACAGGGAATTCTGAAACTAATATTATGTCTTGTTTGGTAGCAAAATCTAAAGGGGTTAAAAAGACAATTGCTTTGGTAGAAAACATGGATTATATTGATATTTCTCAAACTATTGGAATTCAATCTTTAATCAATAAAAAATTAATTGCTGCTAGTAATATTTTTAGACATATTAGACAAGGAGAAATTGTAGCCTTAGCTAATTTACATAATATTGATGCAGAAGTTTTTGAATTTGAAGTTCAAGAAGGTGCAAAAGTATCTGCACGTCCTATTAAAAAATTAAAATTTCCAAGAGAAGCTGTTTTTGGTGGTATTATTAGAGACGGAAAAGCACTGATGCCAGAAGGAGACATACAAATTAGAACTGGTGATAAAGTAATTGTATTCTGTTTACCAGAATCTGTAAGTACTGTAGAAAGATTATTTAAATAA
- a CDS encoding tetratricopeptide repeat protein, which yields MKLKDIYALIFFKISLFFVFQFLIFTFFSCDKKVEYKEVEKDKGVFISGEMIPDSHFLGDQKCKECHQDQFKKWKGSDHDKAMDLADSISVLADFNNQKFTSQGVTSRFYKKGKDFYVNTDGPDGKNHNYKIVYTFGVTPLQQYIVQFPNGHYQCLRTAWDSVKNKWFDLYPDFKVVHSEWLHWSRGGLNWNNMCSDCHSTNVRKNYDEKTHSYNTKFAIINVNCEACHGPGKQHISDVEKLGEKYVASGTFQMTTSTTPRELVDECARCHMRREQFSEFFNFEGTLLDHYYPQLLEERLYQADGQILDEDYVYGSFLQSKMYQNNVTCTNCHDAHTLKLKFDGNKLCAQCHAPEKFDTPEHHFHQPNTEGAKCINCHMPGRFYMGNDFRRDHSFRIPRPDLSVKYGTPNACAGCHKDKDDVWAAKSFKKLFGEVDSIHYSEKLAPGITMQPNGHVGLIELMYDKHQPEIVRASATKVLSNYNAQNFVQDYISLLNDDSALVRGASVDVLSSMNTTNYTSYFLPLLEDPKRSIRIKTFYGLGGVAETDIPEVYKESYAKVKKEFYLHLKTNADFVGTRMKKGDYYLKQGNITKAIESFESALAIDNINNQIRLNLATLYYNNKEYKKAEEAFTTVIEQEPTYGPVYYSLALMYAELNRVDEAIVQLKKAIIIMPENIRVYYNLGLLYDKKQDYKNGEKTLISGLKVEATNEGLLYALAYLYSKSNQKEKAKNIVKRLIELYPNNQQYPNFLNQL from the coding sequence GTGAAATTAAAAGACATATACGCTCTTATCTTTTTTAAAATAAGCTTATTTTTTGTTTTTCAGTTTTTGATTTTTACTTTTTTTTCTTGTGATAAAAAGGTAGAATACAAAGAAGTTGAAAAGGATAAAGGTGTTTTTATTTCTGGTGAAATGATTCCAGATAGTCACTTTTTAGGAGATCAAAAATGTAAAGAATGCCATCAAGATCAATTTAAAAAATGGAAAGGTTCTGATCATGATAAAGCAATGGATCTTGCAGACAGTATTTCTGTTTTAGCTGATTTTAACAATCAAAAATTTACAAGTCAAGGTGTAACTTCTCGCTTTTATAAAAAAGGAAAAGATTTTTATGTAAATACTGATGGTCCAGATGGTAAAAACCATAATTATAAAATTGTATATACTTTTGGGGTCACTCCTTTACAACAATATATTGTTCAATTTCCTAATGGTCATTATCAATGTTTAAGAACCGCTTGGGATTCTGTTAAAAATAAATGGTTCGATCTGTATCCAGATTTCAAAGTTGTACATTCAGAATGGTTGCATTGGTCTAGAGGTGGTTTAAATTGGAATAACATGTGTTCTGATTGTCATTCTACTAATGTTCGTAAAAATTACGATGAAAAAACACATAGCTACAATACTAAATTTGCAATTATTAATGTAAACTGTGAAGCGTGTCATGGTCCAGGAAAACAACATATTTCTGATGTTGAGAAGCTTGGCGAAAAATATGTTGCAAGCGGAACTTTTCAAATGACTACAAGTACAACTCCGAGAGAATTGGTAGATGAATGTGCGCGTTGTCACATGAGAAGAGAGCAGTTTTCTGAGTTTTTTAATTTTGAAGGAACACTGCTAGATCATTATTATCCGCAACTTTTAGAAGAAAGATTGTACCAAGCAGACGGACAAATTTTAGATGAAGATTATGTATATGGTTCTTTTTTACAAAGTAAAATGTATCAAAATAATGTTACCTGTACCAATTGCCATGATGCACACACATTAAAACTAAAGTTTGATGGAAATAAGCTGTGTGCCCAATGCCATGCTCCAGAAAAGTTTGATACACCAGAACATCACTTTCATCAACCAAATACAGAGGGAGCAAAATGTATAAATTGTCATATGCCAGGTAGATTTTATATGGGGAATGATTTTAGAAGAGATCATAGTTTTAGAATACCTAGACCAGATTTAAGTGTAAAATACGGTACTCCAAATGCTTGTGCAGGTTGTCATAAAGATAAAGATGATGTTTGGGCGGCAAAAAGCTTTAAAAAATTATTTGGAGAAGTAGATTCTATTCATTATTCAGAGAAATTAGCACCAGGAATTACCATGCAACCTAATGGACATGTAGGATTAATTGAATTGATGTACGATAAACATCAACCTGAAATTGTAAGAGCATCAGCAACAAAAGTGCTTTCAAATTATAATGCACAAAATTTTGTACAAGATTATATATCTCTTCTAAATGATGATTCTGCTTTAGTGAGAGGAGCAAGTGTAGATGTTTTAAGTAGTATGAATACAACGAATTATACGTCTTATTTTTTACCGTTATTAGAAGACCCTAAAAGAAGTATTAGAATAAAAACTTTTTATGGATTAGGAGGTGTTGCTGAAACTGATATTCCTGAAGTTTACAAAGAAAGTTATGCAAAAGTAAAGAAAGAGTTTTATCTACATTTAAAAACAAATGCAGATTTTGTAGGCACAAGGATGAAAAAAGGAGATTATTATTTAAAACAAGGAAACATAACAAAAGCAATAGAAAGTTTTGAAAGTGCCTTGGCTATTGATAATATTAACAATCAAATTCGTTTAAATTTAGCAACCTTATATTATAATAATAAAGAATATAAAAAAGCAGAAGAGGCATTTACAACTGTTATTGAACAAGAACCTACTTATGGACCTGTTTATTATTCTTTAGCTCTAATGTATGCAGAGTTAAATAGAGTAGACGAAGCCATTGTTCAACTTAAAAAAGCAATTATAATAATGCCAGAAAATATTCGTGTTTACTATAATTTGGGGTTATTATATGATAAAAAACAAGATTATAAAAACGGTGAAAAAACATTGATTTCTGGTCTTAAAGTAGAAGCTACAAATGAAGGTTTATTGTATGCGTTAGCTTATTTATATTCTAAATCTAATCAAAAAGAAAAAGCAAAAAATATTGTAAAGAGATTAATTGAATTGTACCCAAACAACCAACAGTATCCAAATTTTTTAAATCAATTATAA
- the radC gene encoding RadC family protein yields the protein MEKLTIKSWALDDRPREKLLAKGKSVLSDAELIAILIGSGNRQESAVALSKRILQSVDGNINELAKLTVEKLTTFKGIGEAKAIAIITALELGKRRQLEIALEKPKITCSKDGFSLMQPVIGDLEHEEFWVLFLNNSNKVLAKSQISKGGLTATVVDVRLLFKRALELASVAMIVCHNHPSGKLQPSNADKQLTQKIKEAGNTLDIKLLDHLIITEKAYFSFADEGHL from the coding sequence ATGGAAAAGTTAACTATTAAATCTTGGGCTTTAGACGATCGGCCAAGAGAAAAACTGTTAGCAAAAGGGAAGTCTGTACTTTCTGATGCAGAATTAATAGCTATTCTTATTGGTTCTGGCAATAGACAAGAAAGTGCCGTTGCATTATCAAAAAGAATTTTACAATCTGTTGATGGAAACATTAATGAGTTAGCAAAACTAACTGTAGAAAAACTGACTACGTTTAAAGGTATTGGAGAAGCCAAGGCAATTGCTATTATTACTGCTTTAGAGTTAGGAAAAAGAAGACAGTTAGAAATAGCTTTAGAGAAACCAAAGATTACCTGTAGTAAAGATGGTTTTAGTTTAATGCAACCCGTTATTGGAGATTTAGAACACGAAGAATTTTGGGTGCTGTTTTTAAATAATTCTAACAAAGTTTTGGCAAAAAGCCAGATAAGTAAAGGTGGTTTAACCGCTACAGTGGTAGATGTAAGGTTATTGTTTAAGAGAGCGTTAGAATTGGCGTCTGTGGCAATGATTGTATGTCATAATCATCCGTCAGGAAAATTACAACCTAGTAATGCTGATAAGCAACTCACTCAAAAAATAAAAGAAGCCGGAAACACTTTAGATATAAAGCTGCTAGATCATTTAATAATTACCGAAAAAGCGTATTTTAGCTTTGCAGATGAGGGGCATTTGTAG
- a CDS encoding polysaccharide deacetylase family protein: protein MILIYTHKITPRIRYVFKHILTRTLLISVDFTSKIEEFVAFNGPKMTYTKTPLGNEFFVKSNSLLFEQGVNDMEISIQKWDEVPCFFKAGPKSSIPFDVFAASFYLITRYEEYLPHVKDVHGRYTADQSLAYKYRFLEKPVVDIWAYKLLEALKEKFPEYKYKKRKYEFISTVDIDNAYAYKYKSLVRSVGGFLNDLVQFKLFNVWNRFAVTFNIKNDPFDTFQRILKVRKEQKIKTIFFFLIGDYTTFDTNVSASKRKYRLLIKEMVDYAKVGLHPSYFTMNNAPLLKKEKLRLEEIINSPIQRSRQHYLRFSLPDTYQNLIDLEVEEDYSMGYASNVGFRASTCTPFYFYDLDFEIQTPLKVFPFALMDTTLNDYMKLTPKQSLGRIRDIKNEVKAVNGTFITLFHNESLSDYLRWKGWKRLYESMIKIAVS from the coding sequence ATGATATTAATTTATACACATAAAATTACACCAAGAATTCGCTATGTTTTTAAGCATATTCTTACACGAACTTTATTAATTTCCGTAGATTTTACTTCTAAGATTGAAGAGTTTGTTGCTTTTAATGGTCCTAAAATGACCTATACAAAAACACCTTTAGGAAATGAGTTTTTTGTAAAAAGTAACAGCTTACTTTTTGAGCAAGGTGTTAATGATATGGAAATTTCTATTCAAAAATGGGATGAAGTTCCTTGTTTTTTTAAGGCAGGGCCTAAGTCTTCTATTCCTTTTGATGTTTTTGCAGCAAGTTTTTATTTAATTACTAGATATGAAGAATATTTACCGCATGTTAAAGACGTTCATGGTCGTTATACAGCAGATCAAAGTTTAGCGTACAAATATCGATTTTTAGAAAAGCCAGTAGTGGATATTTGGGCGTATAAATTGTTGGAAGCTTTAAAAGAAAAGTTTCCAGAATATAAATATAAAAAACGCAAATACGAGTTTATTTCTACAGTAGATATAGACAATGCTTACGCTTATAAATATAAAAGTTTAGTAAGAAGTGTAGGTGGCTTTTTAAATGATTTAGTACAATTTAAGCTCTTTAATGTTTGGAATCGGTTTGCAGTTACCTTCAACATAAAAAATGATCCTTTTGATACTTTTCAAAGAATTTTAAAAGTTAGAAAAGAACAAAAAATTAAAACTATTTTCTTCTTTTTAATAGGTGATTATACCACTTTTGATACCAATGTTTCTGCATCAAAAAGAAAATACAGATTACTTATTAAAGAAATGGTAGATTATGCAAAAGTTGGTTTACATCCTTCTTATTTTACCATGAATAATGCACCGTTATTAAAAAAAGAAAAACTTAGGTTAGAAGAAATTATCAATTCGCCAATTCAAAGATCTAGACAACATTATTTACGATTTAGTTTACCAGATACCTATCAAAATTTAATAGATTTAGAAGTAGAAGAAGATTATTCTATGGGATACGCAAGTAATGTAGGTTTTAGAGCAAGCACCTGTACACCATTCTATTTTTACGATTTAGATTTTGAAATTCAAACACCATTAAAAGTATTTCCTTTTGCTTTAATGGATACTACTTTAAATGATTATATGAAACTAACACCCAAACAATCTTTGGGTAGAATTAGAGATATAAAGAATGAAGTAAAAGCTGTTAACGGAACTTTTATCACCCTATTTCATAATGAAAGTTTAAGTGATTATTTACGATGGAAAGGTTGGAAAAGATTGTATGAATCTATGATTAAAATAGCCGTTTCATAA
- a CDS encoding oligosaccharide flippase family protein yields MNLLKTYISNFLGRKGSYVFLATVFARLFSFIASWLALKLISNNELGVVLFAYNIIVFLIPISGLGLHQSLIRYGALLKEKEEKNSLFLYVFNKGILASIVLIALIIISSFFITFKFENTQLYVIILSFIILPSFIFEIIRAQFRLQHNNKSFAYTELTHSIIILFSVFLLSYFFKETGYAIALLITPLLASLLFIKKLNIDFKSKTKLSITNFSFWRYGFFASLSNVLTQLLFVIDILLIGHLLEDTVMVTNYRYISLIPFSLLFLPRVFIATDFVTFTENIYDKKYIVNYIKSYMLFFLITSCIMLLFSYLFAAQILTLLDPNFTQFVDTFLILMIGITGIYIFRGLFGNLLSSIGKAHINYYIASVALLINVCSNYYLIPKYGIKGAAITSAILMWFTGIISLFWFWFLYKKLLIKKA; encoded by the coding sequence TTGAATTTATTAAAAACATATATTTCAAATTTTTTAGGCAGAAAAGGAAGCTATGTTTTTCTAGCCACAGTATTTGCAAGATTATTCTCTTTCATTGCTTCTTGGTTGGCATTAAAATTAATTTCTAATAACGAGCTCGGCGTTGTACTTTTTGCTTACAATATTATTGTTTTCTTAATACCTATTAGTGGTCTGGGATTACACCAAAGTTTAATAAGATATGGTGCTTTATTAAAAGAAAAAGAAGAAAAAAACAGTCTGTTTTTATATGTTTTTAATAAAGGTATATTAGCTTCTATAGTTTTAATTGCACTTATAATCATTAGTAGTTTTTTCATCACTTTTAAATTTGAAAACACACAACTATATGTAATTATTTTATCATTTATAATTCTACCTTCTTTTATTTTTGAAATTATAAGAGCTCAATTTAGACTACAACATAACAATAAATCATTTGCTTACACAGAACTAACACATAGCATAATCATTTTATTCAGTGTGTTTTTATTGAGTTATTTCTTTAAAGAAACGGGATATGCAATAGCGCTTTTAATAACACCTTTACTAGCATCTCTCTTATTTATAAAGAAATTGAATATTGATTTTAAATCAAAAACAAAATTATCAATTACCAATTTTTCATTTTGGAGATACGGCTTTTTTGCAAGCTTGTCTAACGTGCTAACTCAATTACTTTTTGTAATTGATATTCTGTTAATTGGCCACTTATTAGAAGATACTGTAATGGTTACAAATTACAGATACATATCTCTAATTCCGTTTAGTTTACTCTTTTTACCACGCGTATTTATTGCTACTGATTTTGTTACTTTTACAGAAAACATTTACGATAAAAAGTACATTGTTAACTATATAAAAAGTTATATGTTATTCTTTTTGATAACAAGTTGCATAATGCTTTTATTTAGCTATTTATTTGCAGCACAAATTCTAACACTTCTTGATCCTAATTTTACACAATTTGTAGATACTTTTTTAATTCTGATGATAGGAATTACCGGAATTTATATTTTTAGAGGATTGTTCGGAAATCTACTGTCATCAATTGGTAAAGCACATATAAACTATTACATTGCTAGTGTTGCTCTTTTAATAAATGTGTGTAGTAATTATTATTTAATTCCTAAATATGGCATAAAAGGAGCTGCAATTACTTCTGCTATATTAATGTGGTTTACAGGAATTATCTCCTTATTTTGGTTTTGGTTTCTATACAAGAAACTACTTATTAAAAAAGCCTAA